A single genomic interval of Mycolicibacterium sp. MU0053 harbors:
- a CDS encoding ferredoxin, giving the protein MADVAVDLDKCIGTGMCEASAPNVFQVGDDGQAQVRTAKVAPEDLDAAKEAVANCPTGALTLHD; this is encoded by the coding sequence ATGGCGGACGTCGCAGTCGATCTGGACAAATGCATCGGCACCGGGATGTGTGAGGCCAGCGCACCCAACGTATTCCAAGTCGGGGACGACGGGCAGGCCCAGGTTCGCACGGCGAAGGTGGCCCCCGAAGACCTCGACGCGGCGAAGGAAGCCGTCGCCAACTGTCCGACAGGTGCGTTGACGCTTCACGACTGA
- a CDS encoding cytochrome P450, which translates to MATKLQATDPNSAVAEVNVFDPHWWAAGPPHELFKRMRREAPVHWNPLGDGTGCWSLFGHAEISAVSHDTDTFSSRKGGLFIHPDQLLQLDVIGNMLNVMDPPTHTRYRKILARVFTPASVAKMEDGIRARVHRTIDKVIEAGHCDYVEDIAVPIPLLILMELMDAPEEDMRLFYDWTDKIEQGIRSPEPNAGVEVFADMGAYLAQQVERQSKDAVADSLVMRLRNAEIDGQELTDVEIVMFFGLLTFAGNDTTRNTAAIGLQTLLEHPDALRELYADPTLIPGAIEEILRWTSVVQWFARTATRDVELGGQQISEGDKLVMWYASGSRDEAVFDNAGTFDIHRPKPDHQAFGGGGRHFCLGASLARLQLRLIFEAVLSRMKDLKLAGTPELLPSNWAYSLTTLPVTFTPGPRTEA; encoded by the coding sequence ATGGCGACGAAGCTGCAGGCGACCGACCCCAATTCGGCGGTGGCGGAGGTCAACGTTTTCGATCCGCACTGGTGGGCTGCCGGCCCGCCGCACGAGCTGTTCAAGCGGATGCGACGCGAAGCGCCGGTGCACTGGAACCCCCTGGGAGACGGCACCGGCTGCTGGTCGTTGTTCGGCCACGCCGAGATCAGTGCGGTCAGCCACGACACCGACACGTTCTCCAGTCGCAAGGGCGGGCTGTTCATCCATCCCGACCAGCTGCTGCAGTTGGATGTGATCGGCAACATGTTGAACGTCATGGATCCGCCCACGCACACGCGCTACCGCAAGATCCTGGCGAGGGTGTTCACCCCTGCGTCGGTGGCGAAAATGGAGGACGGCATTCGCGCCCGGGTCCACCGAACCATCGACAAGGTCATCGAGGCGGGCCACTGCGACTACGTCGAGGACATCGCCGTCCCCATCCCGCTGCTGATCCTCATGGAGCTGATGGACGCACCAGAGGAGGACATGCGGCTGTTCTACGACTGGACGGACAAAATCGAGCAGGGCATCCGATCGCCGGAGCCCAACGCGGGCGTGGAGGTCTTCGCCGACATGGGCGCCTATCTGGCCCAACAGGTCGAGCGCCAGTCGAAGGACGCCGTCGCGGATTCATTGGTGATGCGCCTGCGCAATGCCGAGATAGACGGCCAGGAACTGACCGACGTGGAGATCGTCATGTTCTTCGGCCTGCTGACCTTCGCCGGCAATGACACCACCCGCAACACCGCGGCCATCGGGTTGCAGACCCTGCTCGAGCATCCCGATGCTTTGCGCGAGCTTTACGCTGATCCGACGCTGATTCCGGGCGCCATCGAGGAGATCCTGCGCTGGACTTCGGTGGTGCAGTGGTTCGCCCGCACGGCCACCCGAGACGTCGAACTGGGCGGCCAGCAGATCTCCGAGGGAGACAAGCTCGTCATGTGGTACGCCAGCGGATCACGTGACGAGGCCGTGTTCGACAACGCCGGCACCTTCGACATCCACCGCCCCAAGCCCGATCATCAGGCGTTCGGCGGCGGCGGACGACACTTCTGCCTCGGCGCGAGCCTCGCGCGCCTACAACTGCGCCTCATCTTCGAAGCGGTGCTGAGCCGAATGAAGGACCTGAAACTCGCCGGCACTCCCGAGTTGCTGCCGTCGAACTGGGCGTACAGCCTGACGACGCTGCCGGTGACGTTCACTCCGGGACCGCGGACAGAGGCCTGA
- a CDS encoding TetR/AcrR family transcriptional regulator has product MHKIVDRTDYFSAAIDVLAEADHGGLKLTPLCRRLQVTTGSFYHYFGSWARFKTELLESWLNDRTLNLANTARRLDDPQLSLNTLVEMACDLPHRAEAAIRAWSHSDAEVRQIQSTVDEQRYQVTYDTVLRLHGNPDEAETIARLTTFILTGYQQTQPLPDVEHLRRSLGTVLTQVLVPD; this is encoded by the coding sequence ATGCACAAGATCGTGGACCGCACGGATTATTTCTCGGCGGCCATCGACGTGCTGGCCGAAGCCGATCACGGCGGCCTCAAGTTGACGCCGCTGTGCCGTCGGCTACAGGTTACGACCGGTTCGTTTTATCACTACTTCGGCAGCTGGGCCCGCTTCAAGACCGAACTGCTCGAATCCTGGCTCAACGACCGCACGTTGAACCTGGCCAACACCGCCCGTCGGCTCGATGATCCACAGCTGTCGCTGAACACCCTTGTGGAGATGGCCTGCGACCTCCCCCACCGCGCTGAAGCAGCCATCCGCGCCTGGTCCCACAGTGACGCGGAGGTCCGTCAGATTCAATCCACCGTCGACGAACAGCGCTACCAGGTCACCTATGACACCGTGCTGCGCCTGCACGGCAACCCGGACGAGGCCGAGACCATCGCGCGGCTCACCACCTTCATCCTGACCGGGTACCAGCAGACCCAGCCGTTACCGGATGTCGAGCACCTGCGCCGGTCGTTGGGAACCGTCCTGACGCAGGTGCTCGTCCCGGATTGA
- the trxA gene encoding thioredoxin, whose protein sequence is MSTQDITADKFNEVITGNDIVLVDFWASWCGPCRAFAPTFAKSAEQHPDVVFAKVDTEAEQELAAAAEIRSIPTLMAFKKGKLVFNQAGALPPQALEELIQQVKSFDIDAAMQEQPADGDAKDL, encoded by the coding sequence GTGAGCACACAAGACATCACCGCCGATAAATTCAACGAGGTCATCACCGGCAACGACATCGTGCTGGTGGACTTCTGGGCGTCGTGGTGCGGACCTTGTCGCGCCTTCGCCCCGACGTTCGCGAAGTCCGCGGAGCAGCATCCCGACGTGGTCTTCGCCAAGGTCGACACCGAGGCCGAGCAGGAACTCGCCGCGGCCGCGGAAATCCGCTCGATCCCGACGCTGATGGCCTTCAAGAAGGGCAAGCTGGTCTTCAACCAGGCCGGCGCGCTGCCGCCGCAGGCCCTGGAAGAGCTGATCCAGCAGGTCAAGAGCTTCGACATCGACGCCGCCATGCAGGAGCAGCCGGCCGACGGCGACGCCAAGGATCTCTGA